Proteins found in one Micromonospora sp. WMMD1082 genomic segment:
- a CDS encoding cytochrome P450, which produces MTTQVSKAAAVPGPTGHPLLGMLPALREDLLGSILDGFHQYGDVVAYHVGLPWGPRAVSVDVVNVHHPDGIHQVLTTPQVFSRRASAYEILREFIGEGLLTSEEDRWRRQRRTLQPLFTPRRVARYTELMAEEAARVVDDMAVTAGSVVDLYQVMQRYTMRVVGRALFGDDIDEVVPRLQELMPILGDLALARALQVVKLPLRWPTPRSRRIAQVRATQYEIVDRIIADRQGRAGGEENEDLLGRLFAAEDPETGQALSIEEIRDQVLVFLLAGHETTSAGLAFTMHLLGRHPEVQERVAAEIGTGDDELVRAAIMEGMRLYPPVYSMERMSESDVVVSGYRIPANTKVVITPWVTHRHPEFWPDPERFEPDRFLGRQERPRYAYFPFGGGPRSCIGEHFALLEMTVLLSALLARYRVDTRGERLDVVPRVTLRPAGAVRATLNLR; this is translated from the coding sequence GTGACGACACAGGTTTCCAAGGCCGCCGCCGTACCGGGTCCGACCGGGCATCCGCTCCTCGGCATGCTGCCGGCACTCCGCGAGGACCTGCTGGGATCGATCCTGGACGGCTTCCATCAGTACGGCGACGTGGTGGCATACCACGTCGGACTGCCCTGGGGTCCGCGCGCGGTGAGCGTGGACGTGGTGAACGTGCACCACCCCGACGGCATCCACCAGGTCCTTACCACGCCGCAGGTCTTCAGCCGCCGCGCGAGCGCGTACGAGATCCTTCGTGAGTTCATCGGCGAGGGCCTGCTGACCAGCGAGGAAGACCGGTGGCGGCGGCAGCGACGGACGCTGCAACCGCTGTTCACGCCGCGCCGGGTGGCCCGCTACACCGAGCTGATGGCCGAGGAAGCGGCCCGCGTCGTCGACGACATGGCGGTCACCGCGGGATCCGTCGTGGATCTGTACCAGGTCATGCAGCGCTATACCATGCGGGTGGTCGGCCGGGCGCTGTTCGGCGACGACATCGACGAGGTCGTCCCCCGTCTGCAGGAGCTCATGCCGATTCTGGGTGATCTCGCGCTGGCGCGCGCCCTACAGGTGGTCAAGTTGCCGCTGCGCTGGCCGACGCCGCGGTCGCGCCGGATCGCGCAGGTACGCGCGACGCAGTACGAGATCGTCGACCGCATCATCGCCGACCGCCAGGGCCGGGCGGGCGGCGAGGAGAACGAGGATCTCCTCGGTCGATTGTTCGCGGCCGAAGATCCGGAGACCGGGCAGGCGCTGTCCATCGAAGAGATCCGGGATCAGGTGCTGGTGTTCCTGCTCGCCGGACACGAGACGACCTCGGCCGGGCTGGCCTTCACCATGCACCTGCTGGGTCGGCATCCCGAGGTGCAGGAGCGGGTCGCGGCCGAGATCGGCACGGGCGACGACGAGTTGGTGCGGGCCGCAATCATGGAGGGCATGCGGCTGTACCCGCCGGTGTACAGCATGGAGCGGATGTCCGAATCCGACGTTGTCGTCTCCGGCTACCGGATCCCGGCCAACACCAAGGTGGTGATCACCCCCTGGGTCACCCACCGGCATCCGGAGTTCTGGCCCGATCCGGAGCGCTTCGAGCCCGACCGGTTCCTCGGCCGGCAGGAGCGGCCGCGCTACGCGTACTTCCCCTTCGGTGGTGGGCCGCGCAGCTGCATCGGGGAACACTTCGCGCTGCTGGAGATGACCGTACTGCTGAGCGCGTTGCTCGCCCGCTACCGGGTCGACACGCGCGGCGAGCGGCTGGATGTCGTGCCGAGGGTCACCTTGCGTCCGGCTGGCGCGGTCCGGGCAACGCTGAACCTCAGGTGA
- a CDS encoding glycoside hydrolase family 43 protein yields MTTATKSPTTVGPHGGEVPGRLIRNPVLPGFNPDPSILRVGTDYYIATSTFEWYPGVRLHHSTDLVNWRPLGGVLTERRLLDLTGAGDSCGVWAPDLSYMDGEFYLLYADVASFASGYWDPQNYLVTARDLAGPWSDPVVLHGRGFDAELFHDEDGTTWMLSMTADWRPGRDRFAGIQIQQYDREARRLVGAERIIFQGTSVGVTEGPHLYQKDGWYYLVTAEGGTSWEHQVTVARSRSLFGPYEADPAGPLLTSYGRPELELQKAGHGSLVSTPDGRWYLAHLTARPYTPLGRCVLGRETAIQAVQWPQGEWPSIEGGIPAVVVPVPGEAEPAADLAEERDDFTEPVLGPEWSTLRRPATADWVDLTSRPSFLRIQGGQSPVGRQRPSLVARRVTSKQCELTAHLHFAPANYRQLAGVTAYYNTRNWHYAYVTADDNGRPVLEVLSSDNGRRTMHDACRIELPEVDEITLRVTFDGPRVTFAYQLAGAAGWVDLPVELDATILSDEYAATLVDGEPDGWGFTGAFVGLWVQDLGAEGGYADFDWAAYRHW; encoded by the coding sequence ATGACGACCGCAACAAAGAGCCCGACAACGGTTGGGCCCCACGGCGGCGAGGTGCCCGGCCGGCTGATTCGAAACCCGGTGCTACCCGGCTTCAACCCTGACCCGTCGATTTTGCGCGTCGGCACCGACTACTACATCGCCACGTCGACTTTCGAGTGGTACCCCGGCGTCCGGCTGCACCACTCGACCGACCTGGTCAACTGGCGTCCGCTCGGTGGCGTCCTCACCGAGCGGCGGCTTCTCGACCTCACCGGAGCGGGTGACTCCTGCGGTGTCTGGGCGCCCGATCTATCCTATATGGACGGCGAGTTCTATCTCCTGTACGCCGACGTGGCAAGCTTCGCCAGCGGGTACTGGGATCCGCAGAACTATCTGGTGACCGCGCGCGACCTGGCCGGGCCCTGGTCGGACCCGGTGGTGCTGCATGGGCGCGGGTTCGACGCGGAGCTGTTCCACGACGAGGACGGCACCACCTGGATGCTGTCGATGACCGCCGACTGGCGGCCGGGCCGCGATCGGTTCGCGGGCATTCAGATCCAGCAGTACGACCGCGAGGCCCGGCGCCTTGTCGGTGCCGAACGGATCATCTTCCAGGGCACCTCCGTCGGTGTCACCGAAGGTCCGCACCTGTACCAGAAGGATGGCTGGTACTACCTGGTGACCGCGGAGGGTGGCACGTCCTGGGAGCACCAGGTGACCGTGGCCCGCTCCCGTAGCCTGTTCGGGCCGTACGAGGCCGATCCGGCCGGCCCGTTGCTCACCTCGTACGGTCGCCCGGAGCTGGAGCTGCAGAAGGCCGGCCACGGCAGCCTGGTGTCCACCCCGGACGGGCGTTGGTACCTGGCGCACCTGACCGCCCGGCCGTACACCCCACTCGGTCGGTGCGTGCTTGGCCGGGAGACCGCAATCCAGGCGGTGCAATGGCCGCAGGGGGAGTGGCCGAGCATCGAGGGGGGCATTCCGGCGGTGGTCGTACCCGTGCCGGGTGAGGCTGAGCCGGCAGCGGACCTGGCGGAGGAGCGTGACGACTTTACCGAGCCGGTGCTCGGCCCGGAGTGGTCGACGCTGCGCCGCCCCGCCACTGCGGACTGGGTGGATCTCACGTCGCGCCCCTCGTTCCTGCGGATTCAGGGTGGGCAGTCGCCGGTCGGCCGGCAGCGCCCGAGCCTGGTCGCGCGTCGCGTGACCTCGAAGCAGTGCGAGCTGACCGCACACCTGCATTTCGCGCCGGCCAACTACCGCCAGCTCGCTGGCGTCACCGCCTACTACAACACCCGCAACTGGCACTACGCCTATGTGACCGCCGACGACAACGGGCGGCCGGTGCTGGAGGTGCTGTCGTCGGACAACGGCCGGCGCACCATGCACGACGCGTGCCGCATCGAACTACCGGAGGTGGACGAGATCACGCTGCGGGTCACCTTCGACGGTCCGCGCGTCACGTTCGCCTATCAGCTGGCCGGTGCGGCGGGCTGGGTCGACCTGCCGGTGGAGCTGGACGCCACGATCCTGTCGGACGAGTATGCGGCGACCCTTGTGGATGGTGAGCCGGACGGCTGGGGCTTCACCGGGGCGTTCGTCGGCCTGTGGGTTCAGGATCTGGGCGCCGAGGGCGGGTACGCGGACTTCGACTGGGCCGCGTACCGCCACTGGTGA
- a CDS encoding immune inhibitor A domain-containing protein yields MARRRFAGIAASAIVLPLLYVITQPASASATTETATVKPVPAPATGLASDVRELTRKDFTFNGQRLEAPTEYQPRTQARQSQAAETPPVGTVRQWLALDDYQGVIYLKDYTLRGVGDHIEVWVANDTEFPEGDCRRQIPNSTVVTDAQVAHLVNEFDTNMYPKSTAAFSTPPERDGSNAAIAGDYTGAGNRTVTLVDNVRDDNFYDFPAAPSYIAGFHFSLFNELLDRNIMTVDAFDWAHRTGANPPNEPTDDLCTSRPARPNLYEGTFIHEWQHLAHYYADPFETVWLNEGLSDFVQTLAGYVDATARVDQRGTDSHIHCFQGFGIVQTDYNTNPRDCGGPENSINLWNEGSTSSGVLADYGNVYSFFLFLYDRYGLDFISRLHRDGDLQGLASLEAALRAEGVKDMYDVIHDYQTMNLVDRIVGNSKLGITLGVDKRRVTTASLNATVNLANPASYATPGAAPNGADYIPLQKADGKPLSRGDLRSIKFAGAKTLPPVPLAWRTVTDDPDRPGNSVLWSGNASSLDVAAVTPVTVPVADPTLTFLAKYGAEPGYDYGYVSVSADGGETYTVIAGEETVAGPLGPALNGTTEGFEPHSFDLSAYAGQEVLVSFRYVSDGGVNEGGLLIDDIAVGGTLVSDGSSLAPFSSPSEIHPTPVANWNVRFVGIDEKLKLALQVEVDGKSGFTLGLVQTALLTAFPKVVAIVAYDEPTEQVTQYAPYTLTVNNVVQPGGAPLS; encoded by the coding sequence GTGGCACGACGCCGCTTCGCGGGGATAGCAGCCAGCGCCATCGTCCTACCGTTGCTCTACGTCATCACTCAGCCGGCCTCGGCATCGGCCACCACGGAGACCGCGACGGTGAAACCCGTCCCGGCACCGGCCACCGGGCTGGCCAGCGACGTCCGCGAGCTGACGCGCAAGGACTTCACGTTCAACGGCCAGCGCCTTGAGGCGCCGACCGAGTACCAGCCCCGCACCCAGGCGCGGCAGTCACAGGCCGCCGAGACGCCGCCGGTCGGTACGGTGCGGCAGTGGCTCGCCCTGGACGACTACCAGGGCGTGATCTACCTGAAGGACTACACGCTGCGGGGCGTGGGCGACCACATCGAGGTGTGGGTCGCCAACGACACCGAGTTCCCGGAGGGTGACTGCCGCCGGCAGATCCCGAACTCGACGGTGGTCACCGACGCGCAGGTCGCGCACCTGGTCAACGAGTTCGACACCAACATGTACCCGAAGTCCACGGCCGCGTTCAGCACTCCGCCGGAGCGCGACGGCAGCAACGCCGCCATCGCCGGGGACTACACCGGCGCCGGCAACCGGACGGTCACGCTCGTCGACAACGTACGCGACGACAACTTCTACGACTTCCCGGCCGCGCCCAGCTACATCGCCGGGTTCCACTTCTCGCTCTTCAACGAGCTGCTCGACCGCAACATCATGACGGTCGACGCGTTCGACTGGGCGCACCGCACCGGTGCGAACCCGCCGAACGAGCCGACCGACGACCTGTGCACCAGCCGGCCGGCCCGCCCGAACCTGTACGAGGGCACGTTCATCCACGAATGGCAGCACCTGGCGCACTACTACGCCGACCCGTTCGAGACGGTCTGGCTCAACGAGGGCCTCTCCGACTTCGTGCAGACGCTCGCCGGTTACGTCGACGCCACGGCCCGAGTCGACCAGCGCGGCACGGACAGCCACATCCACTGTTTCCAGGGCTTCGGCATCGTCCAGACGGACTACAACACGAATCCACGCGACTGCGGTGGCCCGGAGAACTCGATCAATCTGTGGAACGAGGGCAGTACCTCCAGCGGAGTGCTCGCCGACTACGGCAACGTCTACTCGTTCTTCCTGTTCCTCTACGACCGCTACGGCCTGGACTTCATCTCCCGGCTGCACCGCGACGGCGACCTGCAGGGGCTGGCCAGCCTTGAGGCCGCACTCAGGGCCGAGGGCGTCAAGGACATGTACGACGTGATCCACGACTACCAGACGATGAACCTGGTCGACCGGATCGTCGGCAACTCCAAGCTCGGTATCACGCTCGGTGTCGACAAGCGGCGGGTCACCACGGCCAGCCTCAACGCCACGGTGAACCTCGCCAACCCGGCCTCGTACGCCACGCCGGGCGCGGCACCCAACGGCGCCGACTACATCCCCTTGCAGAAGGCGGATGGCAAGCCGCTGAGCCGCGGCGACCTGCGTTCGATCAAGTTCGCGGGCGCGAAGACGCTGCCGCCGGTCCCGCTGGCCTGGCGTACGGTGACCGACGACCCGGACCGGCCGGGCAACTCGGTGCTCTGGTCCGGCAACGCCAGCAGCCTCGACGTCGCGGCGGTCACGCCGGTGACGGTGCCGGTCGCCGACCCGACGCTGACCTTCCTCGCGAAGTACGGCGCCGAGCCCGGCTACGACTACGGCTACGTCAGCGTCTCCGCCGACGGCGGGGAGACCTACACCGTCATCGCCGGTGAGGAGACCGTCGCCGGTCCGCTCGGCCCGGCCCTGAACGGCACCACCGAGGGCTTCGAGCCGCACTCGTTCGACCTGTCGGCGTACGCCGGGCAGGAGGTGCTGGTGAGCTTCCGCTACGTCAGCGACGGCGGCGTCAACGAGGGCGGCCTACTGATCGACGACATCGCCGTCGGCGGCACACTGGTCAGCGACGGGTCGAGCCTGGCGCCGTTCAGCTCGCCGTCGGAGATCCACCCGACGCCGGTGGCGAACTGGAACGTCCGGTTCGTCGGCATCGACGAGAAGCTCAAGCTGGCCCTCCAGGTCGAGGTCGACGGCAAGTCGGGCTTCACCCTCGGGCTGGTCCAGACGGCGCTGCTGACCGCCTTCCCGAAGGTGGTCGCCATCGTCGCCTACGACGAGCCGACCGAGCAGGTGACCCAGTACGCGCCGTACACCCTCACGGTGAACAACGTGGTCCAGCCCGGCGGCGCGCCGCTGAGCTGA
- a CDS encoding nitroreductase/quinone reductase family protein, with product MTNAIGDALDGVREVELTVTGRKTGRQISHPVWFVQQDDNVFLVPVTGSDSQWYKNVQQTPMVQLTANGAALSSSATPITATDQVDRIVAMFRDKYGADQFESYYPKHDVAVQVPLG from the coding sequence ATGACCAACGCGATCGGTGACGCCCTCGACGGCGTACGCGAGGTCGAGCTGACCGTGACCGGCCGGAAGACCGGGCGGCAGATCTCGCACCCGGTGTGGTTCGTGCAGCAGGACGACAACGTGTTCCTGGTACCGGTAACCGGCTCGGACAGCCAGTGGTACAAGAACGTCCAGCAGACGCCGATGGTCCAGTTGACGGCCAACGGCGCCGCGTTGAGTTCGAGCGCCACCCCGATCACGGCGACCGACCAGGTCGACCGGATCGTGGCGATGTTCCGCGACAAGTACGGCGCCGACCAGTTCGAGTCGTACTACCCGAAGCACGACGTCGCCGTCCAGGTCCCCCTCGGATAA